In the Nitrospirota bacterium genome, one interval contains:
- a CDS encoding 1-acyl-sn-glycerol-3-phosphate acyltransferase, with protein sequence MIAAAQNGYKTDPDRPRGIFSQLFLRPRATFYFQVFWIIWKNSRKALKGAYTAENWAESSFEIIHALENIGAFIEISGLENLRNFEGPAVFIGNHMSTLETLVLPAIIQPMKPVTFVVKESLVRMPVFGPIMRSRDPILVGRKNARDDLRAVLEGGLEKLRKGQSIVVFPQSTRSLVFSPEEFNSLGIKLALKSNVPVVPIALKTDAWGIGKRIKDFGPIDVRKKIHFAFGEHMTIHDRGADEHRKVIEFITENLTTWDKEQKQYV encoded by the coding sequence GTGATTGCCGCAGCTCAGAATGGCTATAAGACGGATCCTGACAGACCAAGGGGTATTTTTTCACAACTATTTCTCAGACCAAGGGCAACGTTCTATTTTCAGGTATTCTGGATTATATGGAAAAATAGTCGCAAGGCTCTCAAGGGCGCGTATACTGCCGAAAATTGGGCTGAAAGCAGTTTTGAAATCATCCACGCTCTTGAAAATATCGGAGCATTCATAGAGATATCAGGGCTGGAGAATCTCAGGAATTTTGAAGGCCCTGCAGTATTTATCGGTAATCATATGAGCACACTTGAAACGTTAGTACTCCCCGCTATCATTCAGCCTATGAAACCCGTAACCTTCGTTGTCAAGGAAAGCCTCGTGAGGATGCCTGTCTTTGGTCCAATAATGCGATCGAGAGATCCGATTCTGGTCGGCAGAAAAAATGCCAGGGATGATCTCAGGGCCGTGCTGGAAGGCGGGCTCGAGAAACTTCGAAAAGGGCAGTCCATTGTGGTCTTTCCTCAAAGCACCAGATCCTTGGTCTTCAGCCCAGAGGAGTTTAACTCTCTTGGCATCAAGTTGGCTCTAAAGTCAAATGTGCCGGTAGTGCCGATCGCGCTTAAGACTGACGCCTGGGGCATTGGGAAAAGAATCAAGGATTTCGGACCTATTGATGTCAGAAAAAAAATACATTTTGCTTTTGGTGAGCATATGACCATTCACGATCGAGGGGCAGATGAACACCGGAAGGTTATTGAGTTTATAACAGAAAATCTTACTACCTGGGACAAAGAACAAAAGCAATATGTCTGA
- the dsrA gene encoding dissimilatory-type sulfite reductase subunit alpha gives MKKYDTPLIDELEKGPWPSFVTEMKKAGKNNEMANDAVGHLEKCYRTKVGYWKHGGIVGVLGYGGGVIGRYSELGDEFPGVAHCHTVRINQTSGFFYTSNALREICDIWDKYGSGLTNMHGSTGDLVLLGTKTDALETIFAEYSSRGWDLGSSGSALRTPNCCVGPARCEWSNYDTLDLNYALTQEFQDEIHRPMFAYKFKIKMSGCACDCVASIARADMSIIGTWKGNIAVNQDEVKNYAKNGMDINAEIVNMCPTQCISYDGKEMKINDAECNRCMHCITKMTKALKPTGERGATICIGSKAPIVVGSLLSWVIVPFIKIEPPYTELKDLIRKIWEWWDDNAKPRERIGEVIEMKGMRSFLEGIGQSPIPQQIKEPRKDPFMFYTEDDMAAFKAKEAEEKKTGKYKF, from the coding sequence ATGAAGAAGTATGACACGCCGTTGATCGACGAGCTCGAAAAAGGCCCATGGCCGAGCTTTGTCACAGAGATGAAGAAGGCTGGAAAGAACAACGAGATGGCAAATGATGCAGTAGGGCATCTCGAAAAGTGCTATCGGACCAAAGTAGGGTATTGGAAGCATGGTGGTATCGTTGGTGTCCTTGGTTACGGAGGCGGCGTTATCGGAAGATATTCAGAACTCGGTGACGAGTTTCCCGGGGTTGCCCATTGCCATACGGTCAGAATAAACCAGACGAGCGGGTTTTTCTACACGAGCAATGCCCTTCGCGAGATTTGCGACATCTGGGACAAATACGGAAGCGGTCTCACCAACATGCATGGTTCGACCGGCGACCTTGTTCTTCTTGGCACCAAGACGGATGCGCTCGAAACGATCTTTGCCGAATACTCATCCCGCGGATGGGACCTTGGCAGTTCAGGTTCTGCTCTCAGGACTCCAAACTGCTGCGTAGGCCCAGCCCGTTGCGAATGGTCAAATTATGATACCCTTGACCTTAACTATGCGCTGACTCAGGAATTTCAGGATGAGATTCACAGGCCCATGTTTGCATATAAGTTCAAGATCAAGATGTCGGGATGCGCATGCGACTGCGTTGCTTCCATTGCCCGTGCTGACATGTCCATTATTGGGACATGGAAGGGAAACATTGCGGTCAATCAGGATGAGGTTAAGAATTACGCAAAGAACGGCATGGACATTAATGCCGAGATCGTAAATATGTGCCCGACCCAGTGCATTAGCTATGATGGCAAGGAGATGAAGATCAACGATGCTGAATGCAACCGTTGCATGCATTGTATCACAAAAATGACCAAGGCCCTCAAGCCTACCGGAGAGCGCGGAGCTACCATCTGTATCGGTTCGAAAGCCCCTATCGTTGTCGGCTCACTCCTTTCCTGGGTCATTGTTCCATTCATCAAGATCGAGCCTCCTTATACGGAGCTTAAGGACCTTATCCGGAAGATCTGGGAATGGTGGGATGACAACGCAAAGCCGAGAGAGAGAATCGGCGAGGTCATCGAGATGAAGGGCATGCGGTCGTTCCTCGAAGGTATTGGTCAGAGCCCGATTCCGCAGCAGATCAAGGAGCCAAGGAAAGATCCGTTCATGTTCTACACTGAGGATGACATGGCTGCTTTTAAGGCCAAGGAAGCAGAAGAAAAGAAAACCGGCAAATACAAATTCTAA
- the dsrB gene encoding dissimilatory-type sulfite reductase subunit beta, whose protein sequence is MALPQRKTDIGPPHYKQFLPPVIQKNYGKWKYHEVLSHGVMVHVGESGDKLWTVRVASPRLLSTATIREHCDVAEKFCGGFFRYTTRNNVEFLVSDEKQLEPLKKDLTARGFKMGGIGAAITNVVHTQGWVHCHSAATDASGLVKSIMDELMEYFESKTLPNKVRLAVACCVNMCGAVHCSDIAVVAVHTKVPTVKHELFKNMCELPTVIGSCPTRAISPDPANKSVKINAEKCMYCGNCFTVCPPISIKDPERDGVAILVGGKINSLRSNPKFSKLVIPFISNEPPRWPKAVAAIKHIVEVYAANARKHERVGEWIERIGWERFFSLTGIDFTFQCIDDFTFMRDTMRTSSTFKW, encoded by the coding sequence ATGGCATTACCACAGAGAAAAACAGATATTGGACCGCCTCATTATAAGCAGTTTTTGCCGCCTGTTATTCAGAAGAACTACGGCAAATGGAAATATCACGAAGTGCTTTCTCATGGCGTTATGGTCCACGTCGGCGAGAGCGGAGACAAGCTCTGGACAGTGAGGGTTGCCTCACCGAGACTTCTTTCGACTGCAACGATCCGCGAGCATTGCGATGTAGCAGAAAAATTCTGCGGAGGCTTTTTCCGGTATACCACCAGAAACAATGTCGAATTCCTTGTTTCTGACGAGAAGCAGCTCGAGCCGCTCAAGAAAGATCTTACCGCGCGCGGATTCAAGATGGGCGGTATCGGTGCAGCTATTACCAACGTCGTTCATACCCAGGGATGGGTACATTGCCACAGTGCAGCTACTGACGCCTCAGGCCTTGTGAAGTCAATCATGGACGAACTTATGGAATACTTTGAGTCCAAGACACTTCCTAATAAGGTCAGGCTTGCGGTTGCATGCTGCGTAAATATGTGCGGTGCAGTTCACTGCTCAGATATCGCTGTAGTTGCAGTTCATACCAAGGTTCCGACGGTTAAACATGAGCTTTTCAAAAACATGTGCGAACTCCCGACCGTTATCGGATCCTGCCCCACACGTGCCATCAGCCCTGATCCTGCGAACAAGAGCGTCAAGATCAATGCTGAAAAGTGCATGTACTGCGGCAACTGCTTCACGGTCTGCCCTCCGATCAGCATCAAGGATCCTGAGCGGGACGGTGTTGCAATACTGGTAGGCGGAAAGATCAACAGCCTCAGATCCAATCCGAAGTTCTCTAAGCTTGTTATCCCGTTCATTTCGAACGAGCCGCCGCGCTGGCCGAAGGCAGTTGCTGCGATCAAGCATATTGTAGAGGTTTATGCAGCGAACGCGAGGAAGCACGAGAGAGTTGGTGAGTGGATCGAAAGAATAGGCTGGGAGAGGTTCTTCTCCCTGACCGGGATCGACTTTACCTTCCAGTGTATTGACGACTTCACCTTCATGCGCGATACCATGAGGACATCCTCCACCTTCAAGTGGTAG
- the cobA gene encoding uroporphyrinogen-III C-methyltransferase produces MKNNNGIVYLVGAGPGDIGLFTIKGLQCLQKAEVVIYDFHLNAQILNYISHKAELIYAGKRGGHHTMTQDEINRAIVEKAKEGKIVCRLKGGDPFVFGRGGEEAQELVREAIPFEVVPGVSSSVAAPAYAGIPLTHRLYSSSFAVIPGYEDTTKEESSINWAKLATGVGTLVFLMAVKNIDDMTKKLIEHGRSPDTPVAVIRWGTRADQKTIVSTLKDIAALVKQRDIQPPAVTVIGDVVKLRSELNWYEKKPMFGQRILVTREHTRGFEVLEELGAEVLQFSTIEIVPPETWGDLDKAIEHIHEYDWLIFTSANSVKYFFLRLFEKNFDIRELKGLKICAIGTKTEAAVNQFGLRVDLVPDEFRAEGLIETFIRNQGVGEIDQGQKFSGRHTPSATPFLGIKFLLPRAEMAREVFPEKVRELGGSIDVPIAYRAIRPDYHGKRLKRFLKEGRITIATFTSAATFTNFKEIMGEDADELLKNVAIAVIGPVTAKAIERAGLKVRIMPKKATVDAMVEEIQRWVLQKQ; encoded by the coding sequence ATGAAAAACAATAACGGTATTGTCTATCTTGTCGGTGCTGGTCCGGGAGACATCGGACTATTTACGATAAAAGGACTTCAGTGCCTACAGAAGGCAGAGGTCGTTATCTATGACTTTCATCTCAATGCACAGATACTGAACTATATCAGTCATAAGGCTGAACTCATTTATGCAGGCAAGCGCGGTGGCCACCATACGATGACACAGGACGAAATAAACCGCGCTATCGTCGAAAAAGCAAAAGAGGGCAAGATTGTCTGCCGTCTCAAGGGTGGAGATCCTTTTGTTTTTGGTCGCGGTGGTGAAGAAGCCCAGGAACTTGTCAGGGAAGCAATTCCCTTTGAGGTCGTGCCAGGCGTCAGCTCCTCTGTGGCAGCTCCTGCGTATGCTGGAATACCGCTTACGCACAGGCTCTACTCGTCTTCGTTTGCCGTTATCCCCGGGTATGAGGATACGACAAAAGAAGAATCGTCCATCAACTGGGCTAAGCTTGCTACAGGAGTCGGCACTCTTGTCTTCTTGATGGCGGTAAAAAATATCGATGATATGACAAAAAAACTGATAGAGCATGGCCGCTCTCCGGACACGCCGGTTGCCGTCATACGGTGGGGAACGCGGGCTGACCAGAAAACCATCGTAAGCACATTAAAGGACATTGCCGCACTAGTAAAACAGAGGGATATTCAGCCTCCTGCGGTTACGGTCATCGGGGATGTCGTGAAGCTGCGGAGCGAACTGAACTGGTATGAAAAGAAGCCTATGTTCGGCCAAAGGATACTGGTGACACGGGAACATACAAGGGGCTTTGAGGTCCTTGAAGAACTAGGCGCCGAAGTGCTTCAATTCTCGACAATTGAGATCGTTCCGCCAGAGACGTGGGGTGACCTTGACAAAGCGATCGAGCATATTCATGAATATGACTGGCTTATCTTTACCAGCGCAAATAGCGTAAAATATTTCTTTTTACGACTCTTTGAAAAAAACTTTGACATTCGCGAGCTGAAAGGTCTGAAAATTTGCGCCATAGGGACAAAGACCGAGGCTGCAGTTAACCAGTTCGGCTTGAGAGTTGATCTGGTCCCTGATGAGTTTCGCGCTGAAGGATTGATTGAGACGTTCATACGAAATCAGGGTGTGGGGGAAATTGATCAGGGGCAGAAATTTTCTGGGCGCCATACGCCAAGTGCCACACCTTTTCTGGGGATAAAGTTCCTGCTCCCTCGGGCGGAGATGGCAAGGGAAGTATTCCCCGAGAAAGTGAGGGAGCTGGGTGGCAGCATCGATGTGCCTATAGCTTACCGGGCGATCAGGCCAGACTACCACGGCAAGAGGCTTAAGCGCTTTTTGAAAGAAGGCCGGATTACCATCGCAACCTTTACAAGCGCAGCCACGTTCACGAACTTCAAAGAGATCATGGGCGAGGATGCAGACGAGCTTCTCAAAAATGTAGCGATTGCAGTTATCGGACCTGTTACGGCAAAAGCTATTGAAAGAGCGGGGCTCAAGGTTCGTATCATGCCCAAAAAAGCAACGGTCGACGCAATGGTCGAAGAAATACAGCGGTGGGTACTGCAGAAACAGTGA